From a single Pseudorasbora parva isolate DD20220531a chromosome 15, ASM2467924v1, whole genome shotgun sequence genomic region:
- the znf770 gene encoding zinc finger protein 665, translating to MKRICNILSQMPTQMQVSLPNEGGMELQTGTSFAHSSKTSEGQWMDENQEFEEKQETSVKTQIEDKDVNVNVLQTENCNGKKRVCPVCHKRFGAPSKLKRHCLIHTDYRPFQCSMCCRAFRDFSHLKAHIRTHTKSVKWRTPSQSEDKDVNVNVSQSVTENCNGKKRVCPVCHKCFGAPSKLKRHCLIHTDQRPFQCSICCHAFRDLSHLKTHIRTHTNPVKRRTRSLQSKRNNCVPCDQAPNSRLKHTVCNGLGATVKSYSPKQLTKCDTNSTDKLTSTAADLIETNLGATGVEISTNVSESGLKNKKGHWCPVCLKCFKAPSKLRRHIVIHTKQKPFKCLVCFKSFQQRHHLEGHKCNKESRPEFNSILSGMQVREKTIQHNAEGGVVTTTVDASSDIQGRCFEPGLRSLSPDVVIPAEKRIPPVSTSSDLVCPLQLKKKGGYQCKICLKIFSVPSKLARHLFIHLDVKPYTCTICKKSFKMACYLHRHLKIHTGKINNPSRFHGVPQKNWTKYSTLGALNGTNNCRPDGSNVFISQILDSVDAKKNEMLECKRKLNQNVPMTDSKSSTVEIESLDTLINTEVQAAPSSPTYLKRQRKGVHQCCICQKIFPYPSKLTRHILSHTDFRPFRCHMCPKSFRELSHLQCHQKIHKKKGQDIIAGRLEKEHMVSFGNIAISKDQDVPISSRDEDFASAHQDQNMVTYNMSSQTMNGNGNSLLENVQIKSEFVFQCKNKSIWDLTHKTDISVLVEEKASDIVPFGRVSDCPPKTDSSVFRYATESRTEGARHMDDIEDKCVSESYVPYLHEYCQKPDLPRLKEEVVVGHLDIQDPGKRFTDPPHDLPICPGCCQCFPTLTELNAHKCANGDPKEKIKNQCDICFKVFNAPSKLKRHSVTHTSLRQFQCTQCQKTYTQPHHLKTHMLSHS from the coding sequence ATGAAGAGAATATGTAACATTTTAAGCCAGATGCCAACTCAGATGCAAGTTTCCCTTCCAAATGAGGGAGGCATGGAGCTTCAAACTGGAACGAGTTTTGCACATTCTTCCAAAACTTCTGAGGGtcaatggatggatgaaaacCAAGAATTTGAGGAGAAACAAGAAACCAGTGTCAAAACACAAATTGAGGACAAGGATGTAAATGTGAATGTGTTGCAAACTGAAAATTGTAATGGAAAGAAAAGAGTTTGCCCCGTGTGTCATAAACGATTTGGTGCTCCGTCCAAACTAAAAAGGCATTGCCTTATTCACACAGATTATAGGCCTTTTCAGTGTTCCATGTGCTGCCGTGCCTTCAGGGATTTCTCTCATTTAAAAGCACACATCAGAACACACACTAAATCTGTGAAGTGGAGGACACCGTCACAAAGTGAGGACAAGGATGTCAATGTGAATGTGTCGCAAAGTGTCACTGAGAATTGTAATGGAAAGAAAAGAGTTTGCCCCGTGTGCCATAAATGTTTTGGTGCTCCGTCCAAACTAAAAAGGCATTGCCTTATTCACACGGATCAGAGGCCTTTTCAGTGTTCCATATGCTGCCATGCCTTCAGGGATCTCTCTCATCTAAAAACACACATTAGAACTCACACTAACCCTGTGAAGCGGAGGACACGATCACTCCAGAGTAAGAGAAATAACTGCGTGCCCTGTGATCAAGCGCCTAATTCAAGGTTAAAACACACAGTGTGTAATGGCCTTGGTGCAACTGTTAAATCTTACTCTCCAAAACAGCTAACAAAATGCGATACCAATTCAACAGATAAATTAACGTCTACCGCAGCAGACTTAATCGAAACTAATTTAGGTGCCACAGGTGTTGAGATTAGCACAAATGTTTCAGAAAgtggtttaaaaaataaaaagggacATTGGTGCCCTGTATGTTTAAAATGCTTTAAAGCGCCATCAAAGCTCAGGCGTCACATTGTGATTCATACAAAGCAAAAGCCTTTCAAATGTTTGGTGTGCTTTAAAAGTTTTCAACAAAGACACCACTTGGAAGGTCACAAGTGTAACAAAGAAAGTAGACCGGAATTCAACTCTATTTTGAGTGGCATGCAGGTAAGAGAGAAAACAATCCAGCATAATGCTGAGGGAGGTGTTGTAACAACCACAGTAGATGCCTCGAGTGATATTCAAGGTAGGTGTTTTGAACCAGGGTTGAGATCTTTATCGCCAGATGTAGTCATACCTGCCGAAAAAAGGATCCCTCCAGTATCCACGTCGTCAGATCTCGTATGTCCACTTCAACTCAAAAAGAAAGGTGGATATCAGTGTAAAATATGCTTGAAGATATTCAGCGTCCCCTCTAAACTAGCTCGAcatctgttcattcatttgGACGTCAAGCCTTACACTTGCACAATCTGCAAAAAGTCATTCAAGATGGCCTGTTATCTCCATAGACACCTCAAGATACATACAGGAAAAATAAACAACCCATCTAGGTTCCATGGAGTCCCACAGAAGAATTGGACAAAATATTCCACACTTGGAGCTTTAAATGGTACAAATAACTGCAGACCGGACGGCAGTAATGTgtttatatctcagattttaGACTCTGTAGATGCCAAAAAGAATGAAATGCTTGAATGCAAAAGAAAGCTTAACCAAAATGTCCCCATGACAGATTCAAAGTCAAGTACTGTAGAGATTGAGAGCCTTGACACATTGATAAATACTGAGGTGCAGGCCGCACCCTCCAGCCCGACGTACTTAAAGCGCCAACGTAAAGGTGTGCATCAGTGCTGCATCTGTCAGAAGATTTTCCCGTATCCTTCTAAGCTCACCAGACATATTTTGAGCCACACAGATTTCAGACCATTTAGGTGCCACATGTGCCCAAAATCATTTAGAGAGCTGTCTCATTTGCAGTGTCACCAGAAGATTCACAAGAAAAAAGGTCAGGACATAATTGCTGGTCGTTTGGAAAAAGAGCATATGGTTTCTTTTGGTAATATCGCAATATCTAAAGACCAAGATGTGCCAATCTCCTCACGAGATGAAGACTTTGCTTCTGCGCACCAAGATCAAAATATGGTCACATATAATATGTCATCTCAAACAATGAATGGAAATGGTAATAGTCTTCTTGAGAATGTTCAGATCAAGTCAGAGTTTGTTTTCCAGTGCAAAAACAAATCCATTTGGGATCTGACGCATAAAACTGACATCTCGGTGCTTGTTGAGGAAAAGGCATCTGACATTGTGCCTTTTGGCAGGGTAAGTGACTGTCCACCCAAAACTGACTCATCTGTCTTTCGTTATGCCACCGAATCAAGAACTGAGGGGGCACGTCACATGGATGATATCGAAGATAAATGTGTCTCTGAGTCTTACGTGCCCTATTTGCATGAGTATTGTCAGAAACCAGATCTTCCCAGGCTCAAAGAAGAAGTTGTTGTGGGGCATTTGGACATTCAGGATCCAGGTAAACGCTTTACCGATCCTCCACATGACTTACCCATTTGTCCTGGCTGTTGTCAATGTTTCCCCACGTTAACCGAATTAAATGCGCATAAATGTGCAAACGGAGACcctaaagagaaaataaagaacCAGTGTGACATTTGCTTCAAAGTCTTTAATGCACCATCAAAACTGAAGAGACACAGTGTCACACACACCAGCCTGAGGCAGTTCCAGTGCACACAGTGTCAGAAGACCTACACGCAGCCCCATCATCTAAAAACACACATGCTGTCCCACAGCTAG